GTACAGATACAAGTCTTATCTCATCCACTTGGACCTACTGAGCAATATTTTATACTGTGTAATATTGCACAGGCTGGTCATAGGACAACTCACTCCATAAGCTTTTAACCTATACATCTAATCAGTTATATGACGGTATCCTTCAGGCTGGATGGAAATATGTCATGTAGCTCATATTAGTCTGTTCTGCTTGTGGCTTTTTagttgttgttgggtttttttttcatatgagcaGAGAATCAGGACTGTTTGTTGCTGTAAATGAGTTTTTATCCTCCAGGTTAGCCAAAACCTTTTCAGTTCCGTCATTGCAATGCAcataaaggggacataacatgaaCTTtgcaggtctatatttttattctgggctTCTAATGGAATATTTTCGCATGACttacatttcaaaaaataactgattaaaaaacttatttatcttgtactggccctttatgcagcccctcagttcagcctctgtgtgaaacaggccattttagctcctgtctcccactgagcccactctgttctgattggccagctccaggaagctgccccttggcagatttaaattatgaatataaatgacagaaaaacacaaaaagcatgttatgtccgCTTCAAAGGATAATAATGATAGATATCAACTTCCagctaaaaaacaaataaaaacttgtTCCCACTAACCACTTCTCTCACAacataatcaaaacaatgattttttttatctacttCTGATGGTCTTTGTTGTCATagcaaacactttatttatttcttgtttgctagtttaagtgcattttagttaacattcagacacattacagttaacatctgttttctcccttttctttctccctctttctctgcctgcatggagctgactgtgtacatgttgttgtctttcatgctgatgatctgctgttatcatcactgtccattctgcaacaacacagagaggccAAAAGCTTGTCTATGACCCCTTTCctcatgaaaacatacagaatcaAGTCTGCAAGAGGACTGGACCTAAGAAGCATGAAACTAAGGTTGGTGAAGGTATAATTATATCTGGCTTCTTCTACCAGAAACCAGATGATGTTGGGTAGAAACAGCAGTGTGTAGATGAGCAGCACCAGGACCAACATTCCCACAATtcgtcgtttttcatcagaggaGACCGAGGTGGCAGCAGACAGCGATTTGAGGGTCCCACCCAGGAAGAATATGAGCAATGGGAAAGGAACGATGAGGAAGATGGAGAAAATGGTGATTTTGATCCTATAATCACGAGGAGAATATAAAACAAGGACATGAACAAGAGGAAGGATCCAGATCACGACACAGACTACAAGAGAGTTCTTGATAGTTCTACTGAAGCGGTACCACAGTGGCCATGCgatgaccaaatacctgaaacACAAGATACACAGTCTATCATCAGATACAGAATATTCCTGACTTTGAGGAGCTTCAGATTTATATGGTAATATAATGGTCATACACATGGAAGTAGCTAAAAACATACAGGATAGACAGATAGCTACCTTTCCAGGGCGACACAGACCATGAAGCCAACACTGGCCAGCACGCTATAGtagtaaatatttatataatagaTTTTATAGATCTTCCAGTTCATAGGTTTTGCCACTTCAACGATCATGCAGCAGAGCTGAATGatgtcagagatgaggaggttgATGATGTAGATTGGAGCAACATTGTTATTTTGCACCTGCAAGAAGACAATggtagaaataaacaaagcagctggaaacattGTTTCTTGTTCAATTTTCTGGTGTTTTCGTTTAGAAATTGCAAAAATACAAGTTTCATTCATGCATTGGCCAATGTCTCTATGGGAGGGTCCAGGCTCATGTAAAATCTATTTATTAACActgaacacaaaatacagctgaggcagATCACATTACCATTAGTTTAGCtggtatttggttataaaccaaagtattggactttttgacctgatgatggcactaaaggaaaagtcaggggatcaaccaaatgaatgtctgtacaaattttgttttaatgaaaaccCAAAATGATGAGCTCAAATAATGCTGTACAAATTGTTCTGATAAACCTGACGGCAATTTCTTCTCTACAAGTTAATGATGCTGTTAACCTCACCTCAAGAAAAGGTTGGAATGGAGCTACACATGTTAACTGCATGTGTTTAGGGTCCAATTAGCTTAAAATTTTAGGTCATTACAAGACTTCCTTCCAGCCCCCAAGCAGGATGAAGATTcttcacagacagactgtatgacagacacatgacctaaaattaataaatcttaGTCATAAAGTACTCACCTGGGAATAAAGAGAGTAGATGGCCACTAGAGACAAAGGAAGGCCGATACTAATGATTACGCATATCATCACATACATAATATGTGGTCTACCATAATAGGAGTTGTCAGTGGAATTATTGTGGGATGTGACATTGCTGTAATCATTGCTTTCCATCTGTGAGGTGTTGTTGTagaaatcttcttcttcttcagagtgAAACCTGTTGTATGAGAGATCAAGTTATGGAAGTTTTTTAATATCTACATAACATTGttaagtgacatcactaaatgttcacacaaatacagtgtatattaTAGCCACAAAAAAGGTGTCTTTGTTACATTATCTCCTAATAATATTtcttcagggctgcaactaaaaattattttcatgactgATTAGGCTTTACACAAGTTAAAGCTACTGAACAGTATAATATTCAATTAGTCAATGACACCAAACATATAAAATTGATCTGTACTAACTAACAGGCTGTAGGAGGAAAATCGCTTGTTCTTTAACACTCCTACAAGGCTAATCTGGCCATTGTTACAGTAAACTGGCaactctgtgtgttttaatttttaatcagttggtaaatgcacaaaaaatattttcgATCTATAATCACTTTGGTAATTAAAAGAATAGCAGCATTACCTTTTTGAAATGTTCTAAATTTCAACCGAATTCACACTGGAAACCTGACTTGGTGTTGTGAAGCTGTTAACTGTAGAATAATCAACCTTTCTTGTtgaattattaatcattttttataatttagtaTTAGTTTTGATGTCAGTATTACAttcatgtgattttttaaaatcttatcccattcattgtgtttacataaaaaagtttttttttttctttccagaacatttacacacatcCATGTGTTACTCCAGTATGTTTCATTGAAATTACCTCTCCATGACTGTAATAAGAGAAGTAAGATAATGGATGAAACATTCAGTCTGAGAATTGAAAAGAAAGATTTGTACTTATTAAGATTATTCAATTCAAAGATACAGTAAGTCTTCACTTTGtggaaaacaaatacagtaataatgtgtataaagattattgctttgcgtcctctgtttctctacatttcttctttgtgtcCGAGTCTCAGAGCTTTGCAGAACGTGTTATTAAGTGTGACTTCCTGTGTGACTAAACCACAGTGGAAATGAGAGCTTGTTTGAGAAGAACTAGTGGTAAGTACGTGACAATACGTGCATGGTGGAATTATAATGTGCATTTATTGTCACATATTCAGTTTTCAGAGTGAGACACCACAGCTTCTCTCCACCAACCACAAAACCAATAAACAGTTCTGAAGTCCATGTCTAAAATATAATGGAAGGGTAACTAGAGTTACATTTTCTTCTATTATTTTGGTCTGTTTTGTCTTATGTTTTGAAGTTCTTTATTTTAGGAATTTCATATCAAAAAAGCTTCAAATGTGGAGGGTACACAAAGGTCTGACTCAGGCTATTAAACCTTCATTTTAGCCTAAGTTAAATTtaacaatgcatttttttccccaaaacagAGTatttggctcccatcacttacatttaa
This genomic stretch from Thunnus albacares chromosome 14, fThuAlb1.1, whole genome shotgun sequence harbors:
- the LOC122997377 gene encoding G-protein coupled receptor 4-like encodes the protein MICVIISIGLPLSLVAIYSLYSQVQNNNVAPIYIINLLISDIIQLCCMIVEVAKPMNWKIYKIYYINIYYYSVLASVGFMVCVALERYLVIAWPLWYRFSRTIKNSLVVCVVIWILPLVHVLVLYSPRDYRIKITIFSIFLIVPFPLLIFFLGGTLKSLSAATSVSSDEKRRIVGMLVLVLLIYTLLFLPNIIWFLVEEARYNYTFTNLSFMLLRSSPLADLILYVFMRKGVIDKLLASLCCCRMDSDDNSRSSA